GGATCCGTGTCCAGGACCGACAAAGGTGCAATCCTcgccattttcaaacttttctaaGTCAGTGTGAAGGAAGGTGCGATCCGAGGGGGCTCTTTCATAGGGTCCTTGAATCTTGAAGGACCTAGCTACCACTGTATGGTAGTATGGACTGAGATAGACATCACCAGAGAAGAGCAAATAGAAGTAAGGCTCTTGGTAGAAAATGGACGGTCCTTCGACCACGTTGACATCTTCAGGTTCAGTGGCTTCCATGATGATAGTTGCTACGCTTCCGGGAACGAAGTCGATCCCATTGCTTTCAacctcttgaatataaatcttGGAGGGCTGATTAAGGGCATTGTCGTCCGTCTTCCAGACCAAATAGGGTTTCTCGTTGTTTCTAAGGGTATGACGGACCTCTTTTATGATCCAGACATGGGACAGTACATACACGTCACTCGTGTTTGCCAAGCTATTTGAACTTACGTTGGATCCCTAGTGTAATGAATGTCGATCACGCCTGGTTCACCTTGTATGATAGGACGTCCTAGATCCAGATACGGACCAAATGGATTGACCGAGTCTTGAGAAATGGCCACACCAATGGCAAGTTGGTTGTTCTCACTCTGTCGAGCTGAAAAATACACTTGATACCTGCCATCCACCAAATGAATCTCGGGGGCCCAGAAATCTTGGAATGCCCATGTTGGCCACTCATTTTGTTTGAACACATGCCCTCTCTAAAAATTcgataaatattttttttgacaagtgaTGGCAAAGCCTGTTTCTTTGACGGAAATATTGTTCCGAACTGATGCTTTGGTTTCTTCTCAGCTCTGGTGGACTTTGGAGGAAACATTCATCTCACCTCTTCCCAAGTAATCATGTCCTTAGAAAAGAGAATGGGGAAAAGGTTTCCCTCTTGATTCAAGTTGGATGTGGTCACAGCCACATATTCACCTGTTGGTAGCCTTAAAACACCTGGATCTGGATGATTAGAGTCCACAATGGGATTGATGTAGGAGGCCAATCCTAACCCTGTACACAAAGGTTTACTCAAAGTGAATCAAATGAAGCTAAATATCAGAGTTTGGTTTCAATTTCTGATCCATACCCAAATTCAAAAGTATGGCGGTGGTAGTAAGCTGAAGACACTTCATTGctttttgcagactttggCCAATCACCACTAACGCTTGATGGCGTAAATCTTTACCCGAATGTACACTTGTAGCGTATGTGTTGCAGGAAAACGTAAATTATTCACGCTTTGTTTGTCTTAAGTTGCAATCACTAGTTCTAAAGGgacattttgagtcaaatcAGAGAAGGGATGCTGTCAAAAATTGGATCTTGAGTGACATTAAGCAGATAATGAACAATATGGAAGCATGATGATTTTCTAATACAACGAGTAAAGCTTGGTTTCGTTCATGTTTTATTTCCATCCTCACCTTTTCGCTCTTAGATTTCCCATATGAATAGCTAGGAACTGGCTAGGAAATCTTCAGCTGGCATAACTGTTCGAAAGGTCGCAAGTTGATATCGAGATTGGGCACATATCTAAAGTAAATTGTTGATGTTTGCACTAATGCATGAAAAGAGGTTGGAAAGATAATGTATCTAGGTTAAAGCACAACTGTGaaaataacttcttttttCAACGATTTTCAACTCGAattaaatcaaaccaaagattttggagaaaaatctCAGGATTTTAAGAGGACATGTGGGATAAATAAATTCTGGTGAAATCATTGCAATATCTTTATCTTTTTCCTGCCTGAAAAAGATGCAGGACACTAAAATGGAAACATACATCACAAATTTAGTTTTATCGAGTTCCAGGTGGCTCCTTTAATTTCTTAGTAAATGCAAACAGACTTACAAAACATTGTTGTCAAAGATGGCTGCGATTCATGTCACATCGAGGATAAAGACCACTTGCAGTCCCAACCGACGTGCTTCCTGAGCATTCCAAGGAGTGAGCAAGCATGCAAATAGTGCGAAATAATGTACTAacgctacacgaaatatgttttacgttctacacttcagagggcgctttgtgagttagcCTCTGCCAAATATACGGCCGATTGGAccaattattctttttttttattataaaacgtttgaattgtttttggcTGATTCCATCAAAATCTGATTTATAATTTAATGACCCAGGTctcataatgtccggaaaagaaatcgctttcatggcatgtttcgagtagtttatttagcaatttaCAGTGCGTCTTCCTAACTTCGTTTGGGCTGTTTGACGTTTCAAATGCAGTGGTAAAACGTATTTTTAGGTTTGAAAATTGTTAAGAAAGtctcaaaaaggaaaagagtGTCAACAAGATACCGTATGAACTATCAAAGGAGGATAAATAAGCATACTAGTATCTTTTGTGAATTCAAAGAGCAAAAcatccattgaaaaaaatattcagccAACTTTTGCCCAGTAATGACAAAACTTTTAATAGCTTCTTCATCTGTCTTTATCACTTATTATGGCTGAAATTCACAAACTGGTTACTTCTTTTGACGAAAATCATAATACATTCTCCCAAAATTCAACAAAGGAACGTGTTGTTTATTTAAATATACACCGATGGACAAATGTGATGATTTGATCTGCACTAGGTGCTGATTGATTTGACATGAACTTGAATACTTCGACTAATTTCTGCGAGAATTTCCTGACCTGAAAGTTTCTATTATCATTATGTTCATGAAATTGATTCTTATTTGACATTAAAGGTTTCTGAAACTTTTGGCAAAGGTGGGCATTCAGTTAATGGATATCAAGCATTATTATTACGTTATCGTTTGAACGTTCATTGTTGATTAATACCTTCCACCAAATATGTCTCGAATATTATCTATATGTTAATTTCTTATTAgcattttctctctccttttcttcaaaaggctGATAATTGATCAGGTTTGTCAATTAACCGTTTCCCCTGTCCATCTGGCAAATGCAAAGTATtgtgcaaaaaagcaaaaagcagatatttcaaatatatataCTTATTTAATTAATCATCAAGGAGCTGGCATAACCGAGTGGTCTAAGAGACAGTGGGAACGAGACAAAGGCCCTCTGCACAGGTGTCGTGGTTAAGTTAAAGTTTCTTAAAAAACAAccctttttcatcttgaactgctgggggatcccattcccagtaacaGTAAGGAAGTGCAcccccaaaaaaatgcaagatgATAAAATGGTAAATATCACGGTGATCTCAAATTCAAAGGCTTGTAAAAAAGCGTGTACAAGTTTTCTCTTTTATCGCTATACTCGAATGAATACATTAATGCAGGTCTTATTTCTTACCTAAAGTGTGCCCCGCAGTTTAAGCAAAAAGGATTAAAACCTGCTAGATAAATTGATACACTCTTTATATGTGCGTTGAACAAAAGCAGCTTGCGTTATGGTGAAGTTTTAGATTTTGCACaataaaagaaagcaaaacatttgttttgaagtAGTGGATCAATTGTGTTGAGCTAACAAGTAAGCATGCCACGGCGGAAAAGttttattcttctttttcttgatgcCTTGGCTATGTATTGGAAAACGAAGTATTTGCAGTAAATTGTTTGTTGAAAACTGTAGAGTCGTATTCTTGAATGGTAGTGTTGTCCAAAAAGCAGG
This DNA window, taken from Tigriopus californicus strain San Diego chromosome 9, Tcal_SD_v2.1, whole genome shotgun sequence, encodes the following:
- the LOC131887092 gene encoding intracellular endo-alpha-(1->5)-L-arabinanase-like encodes the protein MKCLQLTTTAILLNLGLGLASYINPIVDSNHPDPGVLRLPTGEYVAVTTSNLNQEGNLFPILFSKDMITWEERGHVFKQNEWPTWAFQDFWAPEIHLVDGRYQVYFSARQSENNQLAIGVAISQDSVNPFGPYLDLGRPIIQGEPGVIDIHYTRDPTNNEKPYLVWKTDDNALNQPSKIYIQEVESNGIDFVPGSVATIIMEATEPEDVNVVEGPSIFYQEPYFYLLFSGDVYLSPYYHTVVARSFKIQGPYERAPSDRTFLHTDLEKFENGEDCTFVGPGHGSPVISPTNRWVYVYHTWRYGLVDTYPPGRVMNLDPMNFDENMWPIVGVPSDTEQLDP